The following is a genomic window from bacterium.
CAGAATTCGTCAACAAATTGCCAAAAATCTATTGCTTCATAACTGGTTTTACAAAGTAGGTCTAAATAAAGTTCTCTATCTTTAATTATCAAAGGGATACCTGATGTCAACACGCTATAAATTAGTGCTGGAGCAACTCTATTTAAGACAGCAAAATCTACTTCTGCTTGCAAAATCTTTTCCACATCTGCCCAGATTTAATGTTCTTTGGGATAATCTCTTTGTGTTTCTATTTCTAAATATTCTTTGGGTTTAAAATAGACAGCAATATCCCACTCAGAGATTTGTCTTTCTAAGTTTTTACTTCTTGAACCAAATAAAAAGGCTAAAATTACTGACGGCACTTTTTCAAAATAATTAGTAAGTGTTTGAATCTTTACCTCTTTTTCTTCCATTAAATTGTCTCCCAGCG
Proteins encoded in this region:
- a CDS encoding nucleotidyltransferase domain-containing protein, which encodes MEEKEVKIQTLTNYFEKVPSVILAFLFGSRSKNLERQISEWDIAVYFKPKEYLEIETQRDYPKEH